The Parambassis ranga chromosome 1, fParRan2.1, whole genome shotgun sequence genome includes a region encoding these proteins:
- the cusr gene encoding uncharacterized protein cusr isoform X1: MHTSANMCLLPAALMFILLDPISCVQFLAPLNMGGVTGNVWFDSDSRTATVNVSGAGSCGSVNVSLTKFPVMYGHFAEPCSEANIGSSVFTFTANPASDAAINMTFFFKQRSNLDDLSLSLQTCNGTKVCTVVSRGQTLLTYQARFTESIAGNVYIRLNNAHTNPRLLADLMTIGQVNASQTNITLFGSTSTAASCSVLLGSLDPSALTELGVVEVGIPLQPQKSRLDLPSFNNLTRFLLFRLESSYKCAQIYNLAEKQVSAVINMKGIKGYFSFRQASPFDATELTVNLTNLQQSQVGPYHVHMFPVPPVSLSSQCTNDNVGGHWNPFALQTSDPAYPKGPGSTHDKYEIGDLSAKHMSLANKNVVDAVFTDFNLPLFGQNSIIGRSVVIHKTNGTRYVCGSISYLGEVIVGRAIFQSPVVGEIWFTQLVNSPLSDVSIFMDLSYGNPTMTATQNHNWHVHNFPISSERNDDENRCSTTEGHWNPFNISTGDSSYALHCRPAGPFSCEVGDLSSKHSTINLGTRVGGVEGKNFFTDVTSWVQGLGIIGRSVVIHQKDKGGPRVACANVTMVRVPKARLGPWFGLGASSSQVQFSQAVPQGPTTISVSLSNLNSLAGGYHVHVLPVKPGSVDPCSNANIQGHHNPLGWNVTNSPSPGTGTVDRYEIGDISGKFGMLNNTNSLEAVYMDPAMPLTGPYSIVGRSVVIHYTNGSRMQCANILADKNADGQWTYASATFSGAVTGTVKMSQQMFPDGSSSDVTLEVDLHSSSGQTTASLFISTNRVGTSNSDCTKVGDTFNPFNMTSLSSNCSLESPLSCVVGEVFARQGPVSLTERQLFTDSIIQLSGDNTVVHRSVVLKNGTNTIACASILPGSPSAEQIFPRVSSFSRFDFRTRVADVLQMQAARITILPDSPMSTASGTCQQVNFMVSGDVSTELMKSIKTSGKMGLYKESDSCTRNTGPPLVPGSFLLGLMFAATSLLPSITYL, translated from the exons ATGCACACATCTGCCAACATGTGCCTTCTCCCAGCTGCCCTGATGTTTATTTTACTTG ATCCAATTTCCTGTGTTCAGTTTCTGGCACCTTTAAACATGGGAGGAGTCACTGGGAATGTATGGTTTGACTCTGACTCCAGGACAGCCACTGTTAACGTGTCTGGCGCTGGATCCTGTGGTTCAGTTAACGTATCCCTCACCAAGTTCCCTGTCATGTACGGCCACTTTGCTGAGCCCTGCTCTGAAGCAAATATCGGCTCCAGTGTTTTCACCTTCACAGCCAACCCTGCTTCAGATGCCGCCATTAACATGACGTTCTTCTTCaaacaaagatcaaacctgGATGACTTGTCCTTATCTCTGCAGACATGTAACGGTACCAAAGTATGCACAGTCGTAAGTCGAGGTCAGACGCTCTTGACCTATCAGGCCAGGTTCACTGAGTCTATTGCGGGCAATGTTTATATCCGTCTCAACAATGCGCATACCAACCCCAGGCTTCTTGCAGACCTAATGACAATTGGTCAGGTAAATGCCTCTCAAACCAACATCACTCTCTTTGGATCCACAAGCACCGCCGCAAGCTGCAGTGTTCTATTAGGAAGCTTAGATCCATCAGCATTGACCGAGCTGGGCGTTGTAGAAGTCGGAATCCCTTTGCAACCTCAGAAGTCTCGCCTGGACCTCCCCAGCTTCAACAACCTAACTCGGTTTCTTCTCTTCAGACTAGAGTCAAGTTACAAGTGTGCTCAGATTTATAATCTAGCAGAGAAACAGGTGAGCGCTGTCATAAACATGAAAGGGATCAAAGGATACTTCAGCTTTCGTCAGGCTTCCCCTTTTGACGCGACAGAGTTGACAGTGAACCTGACTAACTTACAGCAGAGCCAAGTTGGACCATATCATGTCCACATGTTTCCTGTCCCTCCAGTCAGTTTATCAAGCCAGTGTACAAATGATAATGTTGGTGGCCACTGGAATCCATTTGCACTCCAAACAAGTGACCCAGCATATCCAAAAGGCCCTGGGTCAACACATGACAAGTACGAGATTGGTGACCTTAGTGCCAAGCACATGTCCCTTGCAAACAAAAATGTGGTGGATGCGGTGTTCACAGACTTTAACCTCCCTCTGTTTGGACAAAACAGCATCATTGGTCGCTCAGTTGTGATTCACAAAACAAACGGGACCAGATATGTTTGTGGCAGCATCAGCTATCTTGGTGAAGTAATTGTAGGCAGAGCCATATTTCAGAGCCCGGTGGTTGGTGAGATCTGGTTCACCCAGCTTGTGAACAGCCCTTTGTCTGACGTATCCATCTTCATGGATCTGTCATATGGAAATCCCACAATGACAGCAACCCAGAACCACAACTGGCATGTTCATAACTTCCCTATTAGCTCAGAGAGGAATGATGATGAAAACCGCTGCAGCACCACAGAAGGTCACTGGAACCCCTTTAACATCAGCACAGGAGACAGCAGCTATGCCCTCCACTGTCGTCCAGCTGGTCCGTTTTCTTGTGAGGTGGGAGATCTTTCAAGCAAACACAGTACCATTAATCTTGGCACCAGGGTAGGAGGAGTGGAAGGCAAAAACTTCTTcactgatgtcacttcctgggTGCAAGGGTTGGGCATAATTGGTCGTTCAGTGGTCATCCATCAAAAAGACAAAGGGGGGCCAAGGGTTGCTTGTGCCAACGTTACAATGGTGAGGGTTCCTAAAGCTAGGTTAGGCCCCTGGTTTGGTTTAGGAGCATCTAGCAGCCAGGTGCAGTTCTCCCAGGCTGTCCCTCAAGGCCCCACAACAATAAGCGTTTCCCTAAGCAACTTAAACTCATTAGCAGGGGGTTACCATGTTCACGTATTGCCCGTCAAACCTGGCAGCGTGGATCCATGCTCAAACGCAAACATCCAGGGCCACCACAATCCTCTAGGCTGGAACGTTACAAACTCCCCCTCACCTGGAACAGGCACTGTGGACCGGTATGAGATTGGAGATATCAGTGGGAAGTTTGGAATgctgaacaacacaaacagcttaGAGGCAGTATACATGGACCCTGCCATGCCACTGACAGGACCCTACAGCATAGTTGGGAGGTCCGTGGTGATCCACTACACCAATGGATCAAG AATGCAGTGTGCCAACATTTTAGCTGACAAAAATGCAGATGGACAATGGACTTATGCCAGCGCTACTTTCAGTGGTGCAGTAACTGGAACAGTCAAAATG AGCCAGCAGATGTTCcctgatggcagcagcagtgacGTTACCCTTGAGGTGGATCTTCATTCATCTTCAGGTCAAACT acagcATCCTTGTTCATCTCAACCAACCGTGTGGGCACCAGCAACAGTGATTGCACCAAAGTCGGAGACACATTCAATCCTTTCAACATGACGTCACTG AGCTCCAACTGTTCATTAGAAAGCCCTCTGAGCTGCGTGGTGGGTGAGGTGTTTGCAAGACAAGGCCCAGTCAGCCTGACTGAGAGGCAGCTCTTCACTGACAGCATCATCCAGCTCTCTGGAGACAACACAG tTGTCCACAGATCTGTAGTGCTGAAGAATGGAACCAACACCATTGCATGTGCCAGTATCCTCCCAGGATCCCCATCAGCAGAGCAAATCTTTCCCCGTGTGTCTTCATTCAGCCG ATTTGACTTCCGCACAAGGGTTGCAGACGTCCTGCAGATGCAAGCAGCAAGAATCACCATCCTGCCAGACTCTCCCATGTCTACAGCTAGTGGAACGTGCCAACAAGTCAACTTCATGGTATCTG GGGACGTCAGCACAGAACTGATGAAGTCTATCAAAACCAGTGGGAAAATGGGCTTGTACAAAGAGTCTGACTCATGCACCA GAAATACAGGCCCGCCTCTGGTGCCAGGCAGCTTCCTCCTTGGGTTGATGTTTGCTGCCACCAGCCTGCTGCCATCTATAACTTATCTATAG
- the cusr gene encoding uncharacterized protein cusr isoform X2 — MHTSANMCLLPAALMFILLDPISCVQFLAPLNMGGVTGNVWFDSDSRTATVNVSGAGSCGSVNVSLTKFPVMYGHFAEPCSEANIGSSVFTFTANPASDAAINMTFFFKQRSNLDDLSLSLQTCNGTKVCTVVSRGQTLLTYQARFTESIAGNVYIRLNNAHTNPRLLADLMTIGQVNASQTNITLFGSTSTAASCSVLLGSLDPSALTELGVVEVGIPLQPQKSRLDLPSFNNLTRFLLFRLESSYKCAQIYNLAEKQVSAVINMKGIKGYFSFRQASPFDATELTVNLTNLQQSQVGPYHVHMFPVPPVSLSSQCTNDNVGGHWNPFALQTSDPAYPKGPGSTHDKYEIGDLSAKHMSLANKNVVDAVFTDFNLPLFGQNSIIGRSVVIHKTNGTRYVCGSISYLGEVIVGRAIFQSPVVGEIWFTQLVNSPLSDVSIFMDLSYGNPTMTATQNHNWHVHNFPISSERNDDENRCSTTEGHWNPFNISTGDSSYALHCRPAGPFSCEVGDLSSKHSTINLGTRVGGVEGKNFFTDVTSWVQGLGIIGRSVVIHQKDKGGPRVACANVTMVRVPKARLGPWFGLGASSSQVQFSQAVPQGPTTISVSLSNLNSLAGGYHVHVLPVKPGSVDPCSNANIQGHHNPLGWNVTNSPSPGTGTVDRYEIGDISGKFGMLNNTNSLEAVYMDPAMPLTGPYSIVGRSVVIHYTNGSRMQCANILADKNADGQWTYASATFSGAVTGTVKMSQQMFPDGSSSDVTLEVDLHSSSGQTTASLFISTNRVGTSNSDCTKVGDTFNPFNMTSLSSNCSLESPLSCVVGEVFARQGPVSLTERQLFTDSIIQLSGDNTVVHRSVVLKNGTNTIACASILPGSPSAEQIFPRVSSFSRAVRKSTFSPVLQFLVL; from the exons ATGCACACATCTGCCAACATGTGCCTTCTCCCAGCTGCCCTGATGTTTATTTTACTTG ATCCAATTTCCTGTGTTCAGTTTCTGGCACCTTTAAACATGGGAGGAGTCACTGGGAATGTATGGTTTGACTCTGACTCCAGGACAGCCACTGTTAACGTGTCTGGCGCTGGATCCTGTGGTTCAGTTAACGTATCCCTCACCAAGTTCCCTGTCATGTACGGCCACTTTGCTGAGCCCTGCTCTGAAGCAAATATCGGCTCCAGTGTTTTCACCTTCACAGCCAACCCTGCTTCAGATGCCGCCATTAACATGACGTTCTTCTTCaaacaaagatcaaacctgGATGACTTGTCCTTATCTCTGCAGACATGTAACGGTACCAAAGTATGCACAGTCGTAAGTCGAGGTCAGACGCTCTTGACCTATCAGGCCAGGTTCACTGAGTCTATTGCGGGCAATGTTTATATCCGTCTCAACAATGCGCATACCAACCCCAGGCTTCTTGCAGACCTAATGACAATTGGTCAGGTAAATGCCTCTCAAACCAACATCACTCTCTTTGGATCCACAAGCACCGCCGCAAGCTGCAGTGTTCTATTAGGAAGCTTAGATCCATCAGCATTGACCGAGCTGGGCGTTGTAGAAGTCGGAATCCCTTTGCAACCTCAGAAGTCTCGCCTGGACCTCCCCAGCTTCAACAACCTAACTCGGTTTCTTCTCTTCAGACTAGAGTCAAGTTACAAGTGTGCTCAGATTTATAATCTAGCAGAGAAACAGGTGAGCGCTGTCATAAACATGAAAGGGATCAAAGGATACTTCAGCTTTCGTCAGGCTTCCCCTTTTGACGCGACAGAGTTGACAGTGAACCTGACTAACTTACAGCAGAGCCAAGTTGGACCATATCATGTCCACATGTTTCCTGTCCCTCCAGTCAGTTTATCAAGCCAGTGTACAAATGATAATGTTGGTGGCCACTGGAATCCATTTGCACTCCAAACAAGTGACCCAGCATATCCAAAAGGCCCTGGGTCAACACATGACAAGTACGAGATTGGTGACCTTAGTGCCAAGCACATGTCCCTTGCAAACAAAAATGTGGTGGATGCGGTGTTCACAGACTTTAACCTCCCTCTGTTTGGACAAAACAGCATCATTGGTCGCTCAGTTGTGATTCACAAAACAAACGGGACCAGATATGTTTGTGGCAGCATCAGCTATCTTGGTGAAGTAATTGTAGGCAGAGCCATATTTCAGAGCCCGGTGGTTGGTGAGATCTGGTTCACCCAGCTTGTGAACAGCCCTTTGTCTGACGTATCCATCTTCATGGATCTGTCATATGGAAATCCCACAATGACAGCAACCCAGAACCACAACTGGCATGTTCATAACTTCCCTATTAGCTCAGAGAGGAATGATGATGAAAACCGCTGCAGCACCACAGAAGGTCACTGGAACCCCTTTAACATCAGCACAGGAGACAGCAGCTATGCCCTCCACTGTCGTCCAGCTGGTCCGTTTTCTTGTGAGGTGGGAGATCTTTCAAGCAAACACAGTACCATTAATCTTGGCACCAGGGTAGGAGGAGTGGAAGGCAAAAACTTCTTcactgatgtcacttcctgggTGCAAGGGTTGGGCATAATTGGTCGTTCAGTGGTCATCCATCAAAAAGACAAAGGGGGGCCAAGGGTTGCTTGTGCCAACGTTACAATGGTGAGGGTTCCTAAAGCTAGGTTAGGCCCCTGGTTTGGTTTAGGAGCATCTAGCAGCCAGGTGCAGTTCTCCCAGGCTGTCCCTCAAGGCCCCACAACAATAAGCGTTTCCCTAAGCAACTTAAACTCATTAGCAGGGGGTTACCATGTTCACGTATTGCCCGTCAAACCTGGCAGCGTGGATCCATGCTCAAACGCAAACATCCAGGGCCACCACAATCCTCTAGGCTGGAACGTTACAAACTCCCCCTCACCTGGAACAGGCACTGTGGACCGGTATGAGATTGGAGATATCAGTGGGAAGTTTGGAATgctgaacaacacaaacagcttaGAGGCAGTATACATGGACCCTGCCATGCCACTGACAGGACCCTACAGCATAGTTGGGAGGTCCGTGGTGATCCACTACACCAATGGATCAAG AATGCAGTGTGCCAACATTTTAGCTGACAAAAATGCAGATGGACAATGGACTTATGCCAGCGCTACTTTCAGTGGTGCAGTAACTGGAACAGTCAAAATG AGCCAGCAGATGTTCcctgatggcagcagcagtgacGTTACCCTTGAGGTGGATCTTCATTCATCTTCAGGTCAAACT acagcATCCTTGTTCATCTCAACCAACCGTGTGGGCACCAGCAACAGTGATTGCACCAAAGTCGGAGACACATTCAATCCTTTCAACATGACGTCACTG AGCTCCAACTGTTCATTAGAAAGCCCTCTGAGCTGCGTGGTGGGTGAGGTGTTTGCAAGACAAGGCCCAGTCAGCCTGACTGAGAGGCAGCTCTTCACTGACAGCATCATCCAGCTCTCTGGAGACAACACAG tTGTCCACAGATCTGTAGTGCTGAAGAATGGAACCAACACCATTGCATGTGCCAGTATCCTCCCAGGATCCCCATCAGCAGAGCAAATCTTTCCCCGTGTGTCTTCATTCAGCCG TGCAGTGAGAAAGTCCACATTCAGTCCAGTGTTACAATT tCTGGTGTTA TAA
- the xpnpep1 gene encoding xaa-Pro aminopeptidase 1 isoform X1 → MASQESGTAMSPKITGELLRQLRHAMRNCKYFSEPIQAYIVPSGDAHQSEYIAPCDCRREFICGFNGSAGTAIVTEQHAAMWTDGRYFLQASQQMDNNWTLMKMGLKETPSQEDWLISILPENSRVGVDPWIIAADQWKNMSKALISAGHSLVAVQDNLIDAVWADRPERPSTQLRTLGLEYTGISWQDKINTLRAKMTERKITWFVATALDEIAWLFNLRGADIEYNPVFFAYTIVGMNTIRLFVDLKRLSDPALRAHLQLDSPSKPELSIQTFPYESVYTELQAICAALGPKDKVWICDKASCALTQVIPKSHRTPIPYTPLCLSKAVKNTTEIQGMKMAHIKDAVALCELFAWLEKEIPKGIVTEISAADKAEELRSQQKDFVGLSFPTISSVGPNGAIIHYRPLPETNRTLTTNEVYLIDSGAQYIDGTTDVTRTVHFGTPSAFEKECFTYVLKGHIAVSAAIFPNGTKGHLLDSFARAALWESGLDYLHGTGHGVGCFLNVHEGPCGISYKTFADEPLEAGMIVSDEPGYYEDGSFGIRIENVVLVVPAQPKYNYRNRGSLTFEALTLVPIQVKMMNTELLTQKERDWVNEYHRKCREVVGAELERQGRKEGLEWLIRETQPIV, encoded by the exons ATGGCTTCCCAGGAGTCAG GCACAGCCATGTCTCCAAAGATCACAGGAGAGCTGCTCAGGCAGCTTCGCCATGCTATGAGGAACTGTAAATACTTCTCTGAGCCCATACAGGCCTACATTGTCCCATCTGGAGATGCACACCAG AGTGAATACATCGCACCATGCGACTGCAGGCGTGAATTTATTTGTGGATTCAATGGCTCTGCAG GTACAGCCAttgtcacagagcagcatgctGCAATGTGGACCGATGGGCGATACTTCCTGCAGGCCTCACAGCAGATGGACAACAACTGGACCCTCATGAAGATGG GACTGAAGGAGACACCCTCTCAGGAGGACTGGCTGATCAGCATCCTGCCAGAGAACTCACGAGTCGGTGTGGATCCTTGGATCATTGCTGCTG ACCAGTGGAAGAACATGTCAAAGGCTCTGATCAGCGCTGGCCACTCGCTGGTGGCTGTGCAGGATAACCTGATTGATGCAGTGTGGGCCGACCGTCCAGAAAGACCCAGCACACAGCTCCGCACCCTGGGATTAGAATACACTG GTATTTCCTGGCAAGACAAGATCAACACACTGCGAGCCAagatgacagagagaaaaattaCCTGGTTTGTTGCCACAGCACTGGATGAAATTGCAT GGCTTTTCAACCTCCGTGGTGCAGACATCGAGTACAACCCAGTTTTCTTTGCGTATACCATCGTGGGGATGAACACAATAAG GCTCTTTGTGGACCTAAAGCGTCTGTCAGACCCTGCATTAAGAGCCCATCTGCAGCTAGACTCCCCCAGCAAGCCTGAGCTCAGCATTCAGACGTTCCCATATGAGTCAGTCTACACCGAGCTGCAGGCCATCTGTGCTGCACTTGGCCCCAAGGACAAAGTGTGGATCTGTGACAAAGCTAGTTGTGCTCTCACACAGGTCATCCCCAAG TCCCACAGGACTCCGATCCCCTACACTCCACTGTGCCTCTCCAAGGCTGTGAAGAACACCACTGAGATTCAAGGCATGAAAATGGCTCAT ATCAAGGATGCAGTTGCTCTTTGTGAACTCTTTGCTTGGTTGGAAAAGGAg ATACCAAAAGGCATCGTGACAGAGATCTCTGCTGCTGATAAGGCTGAGGAATTGAGGAG tCAACAGAAGGATTTTGTTGGCCTCAGTTTTCCCACAATATCCAGTGTTGGTCCAAATGGAGCAATTATACATTACAG ACCACTGCCTGAAACCAACAGAACCCTCACTACAAATGAAGTTTACCTGATTGACTCTGGAGCTCAATACAT TGATGGAACCACAGACGTCACACGTACAGTGCACTTCGGAACACCATCTGCTTTTGAGAAG GAATGCTTTACCTATGTATTGAAGGGACACAtagctgtcagtgctgccatTTTCCCCAATGGAACAAAAG GCCACCTCCTAGATTCATTTGCCCGTGCAGCCCTGTGGGAGTCGGGACTGGACTACCTTCATGGGACAGGTCATGGTGTTGGTTGCTTCCTCAATGTCCACGAGGGGCCCTGTGGCATCAGTTACAAAACCTTTGCTGATGAACCTCTGGAGGCCGGCATGATTGTCAGTGACG AACCTGGCTACTATGAAGATGGATCTTTTGGTATTCGTATTGAAAATGTGGTCCTTGTTGTACCTGCGCAGCCCAAA taCAACTACAGAAACAGAGGTAGTCTGACATTTGAAGCACTCACTCTGGTTCCTATCCAAGTCAAAATGATGAACACAGAGCTACTGACTCAGAAGGAG CGGGATTGGGTGAACGAGTACCACAGGAAGTGCCGGGAGGTGGTTGGAGCAGAGCTGGAAAGGCAGGGCAGAAAGGAGGGGTTGGAGTGGCTGATCAGAGAGACCCAACCAATCGTCTGA
- the xpnpep1 gene encoding xaa-Pro aminopeptidase 1 isoform X2: MSPKITGELLRQLRHAMRNCKYFSEPIQAYIVPSGDAHQSEYIAPCDCRREFICGFNGSAGTAIVTEQHAAMWTDGRYFLQASQQMDNNWTLMKMGLKETPSQEDWLISILPENSRVGVDPWIIAADQWKNMSKALISAGHSLVAVQDNLIDAVWADRPERPSTQLRTLGLEYTGISWQDKINTLRAKMTERKITWFVATALDEIAWLFNLRGADIEYNPVFFAYTIVGMNTIRLFVDLKRLSDPALRAHLQLDSPSKPELSIQTFPYESVYTELQAICAALGPKDKVWICDKASCALTQVIPKSHRTPIPYTPLCLSKAVKNTTEIQGMKMAHIKDAVALCELFAWLEKEIPKGIVTEISAADKAEELRSQQKDFVGLSFPTISSVGPNGAIIHYRPLPETNRTLTTNEVYLIDSGAQYIDGTTDVTRTVHFGTPSAFEKECFTYVLKGHIAVSAAIFPNGTKGHLLDSFARAALWESGLDYLHGTGHGVGCFLNVHEGPCGISYKTFADEPLEAGMIVSDEPGYYEDGSFGIRIENVVLVVPAQPKYNYRNRGSLTFEALTLVPIQVKMMNTELLTQKERDWVNEYHRKCREVVGAELERQGRKEGLEWLIRETQPIV; encoded by the exons ATGTCTCCAAAGATCACAGGAGAGCTGCTCAGGCAGCTTCGCCATGCTATGAGGAACTGTAAATACTTCTCTGAGCCCATACAGGCCTACATTGTCCCATCTGGAGATGCACACCAG AGTGAATACATCGCACCATGCGACTGCAGGCGTGAATTTATTTGTGGATTCAATGGCTCTGCAG GTACAGCCAttgtcacagagcagcatgctGCAATGTGGACCGATGGGCGATACTTCCTGCAGGCCTCACAGCAGATGGACAACAACTGGACCCTCATGAAGATGG GACTGAAGGAGACACCCTCTCAGGAGGACTGGCTGATCAGCATCCTGCCAGAGAACTCACGAGTCGGTGTGGATCCTTGGATCATTGCTGCTG ACCAGTGGAAGAACATGTCAAAGGCTCTGATCAGCGCTGGCCACTCGCTGGTGGCTGTGCAGGATAACCTGATTGATGCAGTGTGGGCCGACCGTCCAGAAAGACCCAGCACACAGCTCCGCACCCTGGGATTAGAATACACTG GTATTTCCTGGCAAGACAAGATCAACACACTGCGAGCCAagatgacagagagaaaaattaCCTGGTTTGTTGCCACAGCACTGGATGAAATTGCAT GGCTTTTCAACCTCCGTGGTGCAGACATCGAGTACAACCCAGTTTTCTTTGCGTATACCATCGTGGGGATGAACACAATAAG GCTCTTTGTGGACCTAAAGCGTCTGTCAGACCCTGCATTAAGAGCCCATCTGCAGCTAGACTCCCCCAGCAAGCCTGAGCTCAGCATTCAGACGTTCCCATATGAGTCAGTCTACACCGAGCTGCAGGCCATCTGTGCTGCACTTGGCCCCAAGGACAAAGTGTGGATCTGTGACAAAGCTAGTTGTGCTCTCACACAGGTCATCCCCAAG TCCCACAGGACTCCGATCCCCTACACTCCACTGTGCCTCTCCAAGGCTGTGAAGAACACCACTGAGATTCAAGGCATGAAAATGGCTCAT ATCAAGGATGCAGTTGCTCTTTGTGAACTCTTTGCTTGGTTGGAAAAGGAg ATACCAAAAGGCATCGTGACAGAGATCTCTGCTGCTGATAAGGCTGAGGAATTGAGGAG tCAACAGAAGGATTTTGTTGGCCTCAGTTTTCCCACAATATCCAGTGTTGGTCCAAATGGAGCAATTATACATTACAG ACCACTGCCTGAAACCAACAGAACCCTCACTACAAATGAAGTTTACCTGATTGACTCTGGAGCTCAATACAT TGATGGAACCACAGACGTCACACGTACAGTGCACTTCGGAACACCATCTGCTTTTGAGAAG GAATGCTTTACCTATGTATTGAAGGGACACAtagctgtcagtgctgccatTTTCCCCAATGGAACAAAAG GCCACCTCCTAGATTCATTTGCCCGTGCAGCCCTGTGGGAGTCGGGACTGGACTACCTTCATGGGACAGGTCATGGTGTTGGTTGCTTCCTCAATGTCCACGAGGGGCCCTGTGGCATCAGTTACAAAACCTTTGCTGATGAACCTCTGGAGGCCGGCATGATTGTCAGTGACG AACCTGGCTACTATGAAGATGGATCTTTTGGTATTCGTATTGAAAATGTGGTCCTTGTTGTACCTGCGCAGCCCAAA taCAACTACAGAAACAGAGGTAGTCTGACATTTGAAGCACTCACTCTGGTTCCTATCCAAGTCAAAATGATGAACACAGAGCTACTGACTCAGAAGGAG CGGGATTGGGTGAACGAGTACCACAGGAAGTGCCGGGAGGTGGTTGGAGCAGAGCTGGAAAGGCAGGGCAGAAAGGAGGGGTTGGAGTGGCTGATCAGAGAGACCCAACCAATCGTCTGA